A genomic segment from Blastococcus sp. PRF04-17 encodes:
- a CDS encoding SMODS domain-containing nucleotidyltransferase gives MGDPTLAAYAQSLAPPPYDRATASRRRAPIEGALGRSTLRVTRMFESGSWSHGTAIKAKSDVDYMAAATGTRPTYPSSALATARTAISLCDPSIATARVSSPVVQVAYYTPPNFEIAPAWFKGRSPGGYDVYWIGGRGDEWVQSAPAAHLAYVDRQNDRLGKKVKPLVRLLKAWKHHAGAPVSSFYLEMRTAEHAAGEASIVYEIDLISVIRTIVEMGARDMNDPQHIVGRIPACSSDEKRRQTVRLLENAWRSLFTASQARARGDRAAYWHAMCAVFGSDYPWPTW, from the coding sequence ATGGGGGACCCGACCCTCGCCGCGTACGCACAGAGCCTGGCCCCGCCGCCGTACGACCGCGCGACCGCGAGCCGCCGTCGAGCGCCCATCGAGGGGGCCCTCGGCCGGTCCACCCTCCGCGTCACCCGGATGTTCGAGAGCGGCTCGTGGAGCCACGGGACGGCGATCAAGGCCAAGAGCGACGTGGACTACATGGCCGCGGCGACCGGAACCCGGCCGACGTACCCGAGCAGCGCCCTGGCGACGGCCAGGACGGCGATCAGCCTCTGCGACCCCAGCATCGCGACGGCGCGGGTGTCCTCTCCGGTGGTGCAGGTCGCCTACTACACGCCGCCGAACTTCGAGATCGCCCCGGCCTGGTTCAAGGGCCGGTCGCCGGGCGGATACGACGTCTACTGGATCGGCGGCCGCGGCGACGAGTGGGTGCAGTCGGCACCGGCAGCGCACCTGGCCTACGTGGACCGGCAGAACGACCGGCTCGGCAAGAAGGTCAAGCCGCTGGTGCGGCTGCTCAAGGCGTGGAAGCACCACGCCGGAGCCCCGGTGTCGTCGTTCTACCTGGAGATGCGCACCGCCGAGCACGCCGCTGGCGAGGCGTCGATCGTCTACGAGATCGATCTCATCTCGGTCATCCGCACGATCGTGGAGATGGGCGCTCGGGACATGAACGATCCCCAGCACATCGTCGGCCGCATCCCCGCATGCTCATCGGACGAGAAGCGCCGCCAGACCGTCCGGCTGCTCGAGAACGCCTGGCGCTCGCTGTTCACCGCCTCCCAGGCGCGGGCGCGCGGAGACCGCGCCGCCTACTGGCACGCCATGTGCGCGGTCTTCGGCTCGGACTACCCGTGGCCGACCTGGTGA
- a CDS encoding SLATT domain-containing protein, translating to MADLVTEAAWRDAAAEELRQLIDDMLHTEKAHLTTAARLQKVHRPLGGLAALLAAAGGATVLADLSALLAGFLALGAALASGVLTFLKPDQLAEQHLGAGRQLGALRVRARQTLHLDVARLSTDELRTAIAGIAEDKAKIDSAAPGTNDKDYAVGRQKILNGTYDRDR from the coding sequence GTGGCCGACCTGGTGACCGAGGCGGCCTGGCGGGACGCGGCCGCCGAGGAGCTGCGTCAGCTGATCGACGACATGCTGCACACCGAGAAGGCGCACCTGACGACCGCCGCGCGCCTGCAGAAGGTGCACCGTCCCCTCGGTGGGCTGGCCGCGCTCCTCGCAGCAGCCGGCGGCGCCACGGTCCTCGCCGATCTCAGCGCCCTGCTGGCCGGCTTCCTCGCCCTCGGGGCCGCGCTGGCTTCTGGGGTGCTGACCTTCCTCAAGCCCGACCAGCTGGCCGAGCAGCACCTGGGTGCCGGCCGTCAACTGGGCGCTCTCCGCGTGCGGGCCCGGCAGACGCTGCACCTCGACGTCGCCCGGCTGTCCACGGACGAGCTCCGGACCGCGATCGCAGGCATCGCGGAGGACAAGGCGAAGATCGACTCCGCCGCGCCGGGCACCAACGACAAGGACTACGCCGTCGGCCGCCAGAAGATCCTCAACGGCACGTACGACCGGGACCGGTAG